One stretch of Eretmochelys imbricata isolate rEreImb1 chromosome 1, rEreImb1.hap1, whole genome shotgun sequence DNA includes these proteins:
- the CDKN1B gene encoding cyclin-dependent kinase inhibitor 1B, whose amino-acid sequence MSNVRISNGSPTLERMEARQSEYPKPSACRNLFGPVNHEELNRDLKKHHKDMEEACQRKWNFDFENHKPLAGRFEWQAVEKGSSPDFYFRPPRPPKVVCKAATHESLDVNGNCPTTVIVVGSQGISEDTHFVDQKTDVSENQTDLADQCTGQRKRPATDDSSPQPKRANTTEEEVSEESPSASSVEQTPKKSSPRRRQT is encoded by the exons atgtcaAACGTTCGTATTTCGAATGGGAGCCCGACCCTGGAGCGGATGGAAGCCCGGCAGTCGGAGTATCCCAAGCCTTCCGCTTGCAGGAACCTCTTTGGGCCCGTGAATCACGAAGAGTTAAACAGGGACTTAAAGAAGCACCACAAGGACATGGAAGAGGCATGTCAAAGGAAGTGGAATTTTGATTTCGAGAATCACAAGCCCCTGGCTGGCAGGTTCGAGTGGCAAGCGGTGGAGAAAGGGAGCTCGCCCGACTTCTACTTCAGACCTCCGAGGCCCCCCAAAGTGGTTTGCAAAGCTGCCACCCATGAGAGTTTGGATGTAAATGGAAACTGCCCAACAACGGTGATTGTAGTCGGTTCTCAGGGAATCTCAGAGGACACTCACTTTGTAGATCAAAAAACTGATGTATCTGAAAATCAAACGGACTTAGCAGACCAGTGCACTGGGCAAAGAAAACGACCAGCCACGGATG ATTCTTCTCCTCAACCTAAAAGAGCCAACACAACAGAAGAAGAGGTTTCAGAAGAATCCCCCAGTGCCAGTTCAGTGGAGCAAACACCCAAGAAATCCAGCCCAAGAAGACGTCAAACGTAA